A stretch of Acropora muricata isolate sample 2 chromosome 7, ASM3666990v1, whole genome shotgun sequence DNA encodes these proteins:
- the LOC136922171 gene encoding beta-parvin-like, translated as MAANPASPSSPTGSLKRDSSKKDAGKLGWVGTLTRKKKSEVNELETEGRLAIEVPTTPVTVTPDTFDMDENEERSMVEPASLENSKVRELQEVLLNWINDELSELRIVLRDIKEDLYDGQILAILMEKLAGIRLTEFEEVTQSVESQKAKLSVLLGHVNKVLGIPDHQAKWTASKIHDKNIVAILHLLTALARHFDCPQKLPAGVNISMVVVQKKGGILLPQKVVEEITEASGGEGQENGKPERDAFDALFDNAPEKLTVVKKSLQGFVNKHLSKLNVEVTDLDSQFHDGVYLIFLLGLLEGFFVPLYQFYITPGSKDQKLHNVALAIDLMRDSGMKFYAKPEDVVQKDLKSTLRILYSLFQKFKSVK; from the exons ATGGCTGCGAATCCTGCTTCGCCAAGTTCCCCAACTGGGTCGCTTAAACGTGACTCTTCCAAGAAAGATGCTGGTAAACTTGGCTGGGTCGGAACACTGACTCGCAAAAAAAAGTCAGAAG TGAATGAACTAGAGACGGAAGGCAGACTTGCTATTGAGGTTCCCACAACACCTGTTACTGTTACTCCAGACACTTTTGACATGG ATGAGAATGAAGAGCGTTCAATGGTAGAACCTGCATCCTTGGAAAATTCGAAAGTTAGGGAATTGCAAGAG GTCCTTCTCAATTGGATTAATGATGAATTATCTGAGCTACGAATTGTTCTCAGGGACATCAAAGAGGATTTATATGATGGTCAAATTCTTGCCATTCTAATGG AAAAATTGGCTGGCATCAGACTGACTGAGTTTGAGGAAGTCACACAGTCTGTTGAAAGCCAG AAAGCCAAGTTGTCTGTTTTACTTGGACATGTGAACAAAGTCTTAGGCATTCCTGATCATCAGGCAAAATGGACTGCAAGTA aaatTCATGACAAGAATATTGTGGCAATTCTTCATTTGCTGACTGCACTTGCTCGTCATTTTGATTGCCCTCAAAAACTTCCAGCTGGTGTTAATATCAGTATGGTTGTTGTCCAGAAGAAGGGGGGAATTTTACTCCCTCAAAAAGTTGTTGAAGAAATCACAGAAGCATCTGGTGGGGAAGG CCAAGAGAATGGAAAACCAG AAAGGGATGCCTTTGATGCTTTGTTTGATAATGCTCCTGAGAAGCTCACTGTTGTGAAAAAG TCACTGCAGGGTTTTGTCAACAAGCACCTAAGTAAATTGAATGTAGAGGTTACTGATCTTGATTCCCAG TTCCATGATGGTGTTTATCTTATTTTCCTTCTGGGGCTCCTCGAAGGGTTCTTTGTACCACTGTATCAGTTTTACATCACACCAGGTAGTAAAGATCAAAAG CTCCATAATGTTGCTCTGGCCATTGATCTTATGCGAGACAGTGGAATGAAGTTTTATGCCAAACCTGAAG ATGTTGTTCAGAAGGACCTTAAATCGACACTCAGAATCCTTTACAGtttgtttcagaaattcaaGAGTGTTAAATGA